ATATTTTGGTCTGTAAACTGTCACAAAATATAGAAAGATTACCATAATATGTTCCCTGAGACCAAAGCGACACCTTCAAGCAGTCAGAACAACAGTAGTGGACCAACCGCCAGACCAACATTGCCTCTGTAGAGCTGCCAGtgtgaaatacaacaaaaatcaaCCTTGACTTTACACACCGGTTTTGCCACAGTTACTCCTTCTCTTTGTTATGACGGGTTTTTATGCTTCAGGTGCCAAAGGCAGTTACCTTCAGGCTCCCAATTCAGCAGCTACACCCCTAATTCTTGAAATGAACCATCTCCGCAaccacagtgacatcatcagggcaAAACTGGAGGCCCAGGCAGCATTAGCAAGAGAGCGCAGCAGCCATGCAAAACTAAAGCTGCAGGTGAAGCAGACGATGACCCTCACTGACAACCTTCAGAGACAGATTGAGGCACTAAATACAGAGAAGAAAAACCTGCATTCAAATAAAACTGCTTTAGGTAAGACAAACTTCAACCTGTCTTCTGTGGCAAACGGTCCTGTACATAACATTTCATGATTTCACAATTCATGTGTTTGTTATGTATCATAGAGATTTATATAGAATATTATAAAACCAATCTCCTGCCTCAACAGAGCAATCCTGCGGCAGATGCCCACAAGGATGGCGTCTTCTTAAATCATCCTGCTATTTTTATTCTCATCATGAGTCCAACCCCAAAAAGAACTGGTCGGATAGCAGAAAAAACTGTATCAGTCAAGGGGGCGACCTGCTTGTGATCAATAACCTGGAGGAGCAGGTGAGTTTCCATCtctgaaatgaaagaaaaaatagcTCTAGCTTCATGGgaatatattcattcattcatttgctcAGTGTAGGAAGCTAAATgagagatgcagagagagaaaaaatgtttttcagggtCTTTAAAGTCCATTTGATCAAACAGTTCATGTATATGACTTCAAACTTGAAATGTGAATTAAGGTATTAAATGTCTGCTTTCTTACAGCAACTCATGATTGACAACTTTCCAAAGGTGGGAGGCGGTGGTTCGTGGTGGGAGAATGGATTTTGGATCGGCCTCACCGATGTGGTGACAGCGGGAACATGGGTCTGGGTTAACAATGTGACTGAGGTGGAAACAATGTAAGCATCTCGTAGTGTCAACACTTCCTTTTGATTTCTATCATTTCATGACAATATCATCATGACAAACAAATACAGTGAAGTTTATTTCTACTCTAAATGATTTTGACTTCCTCAAGGTACTGGAAGATTGGACAGCCTACCCGTGCTGGACTTCAGAGTGGGAACTGTGCTGCTTTTTATTCCTATACTGATAACAGGGGCGCATGGTACAACGGAAACTGCGAGGACCATCGATATAACTGGATATGTGAGATGgagccaaacaaacaaacatgaaacttcTTAACTGGAAATCAAGAAACCTGGACAAATATTTTGTGTCCatgcaaaatattttaaataccgtaaaacttcaattaaacgccctgtcccttttactagcccggtgtgaCTACACATTCTGACAAATAAAGGTCTATttcaattagacgcctggttaccaagcagttcatttttttaatagaggttcttcagatgtataaaagcGGGTTGTTGGCCACCTCATAtaatgtgtccattcctcgattaccctctAAGTTATtgatattcctttagtctgtaatgGTTCTCAGCTCAAAACAATTAAAAGGgtttttaataaaaatcaatccaagttgttttaacaggataaagtggtgttgtgtcagtatgccaGGGGCCGTAATCCTCAAGTGCCATAACTCACTCTCTCCTGATGCGCTGTCAGTCGGAGCtggatcaaatgaatgattcataattgatatattatctgcagcctaatttttaaacaagtaatattcatactggtttaaataaacaatttgattgtactTCCCGATCTTTGCTGCGCAACaatttgtgtgaaaggaattgaaggcctgtcccatatagacacatgtcccaaatataggcctgttgatttcagtgatttaaacaaataatagcTACTGATTAAAGTTTTACATTAAATCATCTGCAGCTTGATACATTAGTATCCATGTTGAATGTGATGGAAGTGCGcttggctttgaagccaatttacatagtggccaaacagtgcaATGATATCATTACATGATGCCCTGGGGCCCAAAAAAACGTTTTCCCATAAActtacagtgccctccaaaagtattggaacagtgagtccaattcatttacttttgttgtagactgaaaatatttgggtttgacatcaaaagatgaatatgagacaagagatcaacatttcagcttttatttccaggtatttacatcttgatctgatacacaacttagaagatagcattatttgtaatggaacacaaaatttttaggtgagcaaaagtattggaacatataaacttagaatagattaaagtgaatgagacttaatatttagttgcaaatcctttgctttcaataactgcatcaagcctgtgacccattgacatcaccaaacttttgcattcttcttttgtgatgcttttccaggctttcaccgcagcctctttcagttgttgtttgttttggggggttactcccttcagtatcctcttcagcaggtaaaatgcatgctctattgggtttaagtctggagactgacttggccagtctaaaaccttccacttcttgcccctgatgaactcctttgttgttttggcagtgtgttttgggtcgttatcttgctgcatgatgaagaatctcccaatcagtttggttgcaactttctttaaattaacagacagaatgtttctgtagacttgtgagttcattttgctgctgccatcatgtgttacatcatcaatgaggATGAAAGAGCctgtcccagaagaagccatgcaagcccaagccatgacattacctccaccgtgtttcacagatgagcttgtatgtttgggatcatgagcagatcctttctttctccaaactttcgcctttccatcactttggaaaaagttaatctttgtctcatcagtccataaaaccttttcccagaatttttgaggctcatctctgtaccttttggcaaattccagcctggccttcctattcttcttgctaatgagtggtttgcatcatctggtgtagcctctgtacttttgttcatgaagttttgtgcgaacagtagattgtgataccttcactcctgccctctggaggttgttgctgatgtcactaacagttgttttagggtcgttctttacagctctcacaatgtttctgtcatcaactgctgatgttttccttggtctacctgttcgacgtctgttgcttagtacaccagtggtttctttcttcttcaggacattccaaatggttgtactggctatggccaatgtttgtgcaatggctctgattgattgtccatcttctctcagattcacaattgcttctttttcacccatagacagctctctggttttcatgttggttccacctctaaatgcagtctgcacaggcaaaacctatcgtacccaatctgaaagtgagctcagacattcagtgctatttattgtttgaataatcaatgtaattgggagacacctgggcaacaaaacacacctgtcagtcacatgttccaatacttttgctctcatggaaaatgggtgggttcaaacaaaaggtgctatcttctaagttgtgtatcagatccagatgtaaatacctgaaaataaaagctgaaatgttgatctcttgtcccatattcatcttttgatgtcaaacccaaatattttcagtctacaacaaaaataaaggaattggcctcactgttccaatacttttggagggcactgtacatggcgaaagagacgtctgtaaatcagtgcatGCATTATTTTCTGGCATCATCTCCACAAAAAAAGTATTTGCActgtcaggatttgatccatttggtttgataacatttgaaaagtGTAGTCGAGCCGCACGATTGAATTACTTTATCCCTATTCAAGTAAGCTGCTGGAAGTGGACAGCTCAGCTGGCAGAAGTCTCCAGTGTGCCTGATCTATGGGCCACATGGTGAGAAAGCAGTGCCGATCATTCAGGTAATTTTATATGTGGCAATTGAACTTTTTGGCTttatgcgccactgagcaactttgaGGCCCCagctccaacactgtatcccaTTCTCTACACTCAAatacaccacagactgtatagaATAAAGGATGCAGTTACCTTAACGTCACACATTGGTTCGTCAACTCACATTTTGAAGGCTAAAGTGCAGCTTTTTGGCTGTTGCCgtcttgtgtttttgtagccAGAAGTGATCAAATTTAAACGAGAGGGAGGAGCTGTGGAtaagcaaggggtggatctgacacATAGACTTTAGCGACACCTcacacagcctgtcactcacatGAACCAACcattaaatatgtgtaactttaagccttcatAAAATCTAAACGAGTGAGTTATTTAAAAATTCAaacccatacagttgtcatgaatgtcgAAATAAGCTATAGacatcaaaactgttttttgtaccaggctttaTTTCTGCCATACAGTTGGGCACTTAAACATGTGTGTctatagagtgccccagggacgacgtttttctgtaggctgacgcagaagttagcatcaaactggttcccttgtcaaaaagcctgtGGGATGTGTTTATGATGTTTACGATACtttacacgttttgttcagtaaggtaatcttcacaaatgaacattaCTTTCATAATtactgaagcctaaatgcaatcacttgaagtaaaaagctaaaggCTATAAAGAAATACACTACGGTCGCATGACTTTgacatcaccaccacaacaagacTGTAAAGACAGATTTGGTGCAGCTCGGCGTGATGACATTTcgtagtctcatttagctacttgttagcaaccgccttttttgaGACACACAGAAGCTTTAATgttcatgagtggggtatttagtgatgtattttatgtcgtagaacaaaacgtgaaagtcttttaagcttgtgttaaccacagacctgatttcaggcatctaaccaagaACCCATTGACTTTAAGACGAGGGAAGTGtgagtggtaaaatgctaactcatttccaggttttaggattCATTCCTGGGACacgcttcatttttcagccccggacgTTGATGCTTGGTTTACACCTCTTCAGATATCTGTGTAAAGTACTAGCATACAGTAGttgctctgcagcagacaatgTATTTTTCCCCTGTTATGTTTAAGCAGATAATTACGATTCAAgctgcaaaaatgtcaaaaatgtctgTAACACTGCTCACAACACACGTCTGCTCACACGTCTGTAccattttatttacttgttgACCCCCCTCTAAGTCCTTAACTATGACTGAATAACCAACTTAATGTAGCACAATATTTCCAGTTGTACGTAGAAGAAAATATCTGCCATGTAATGACTGAatgaaatcaataaaataaacagtgtcACCTATCTCAGAGCTTGAATGTCAGAATAAATTAGAAATCATTCTGTGATTAGAAAAAGACACTGCTCTTCAAATTACCTGCACCCCTGTAAATATTTAACAAATGAACttgattttttgtttgtaatgtgacacacacagctacacacaggGCAATGTCCTTACAAATAATCTCTCCTGGACAATCACGTCAGACTGGTCTCACTTCACAGTCAACATGGAGGACAGAGAAAATTCAGGTGGCACTTCTGACGGTCCATACAGTAAACTGACTTATCAAGAGGACTTTGGCGGAGATGAGCGCACTCTTTTCTCAAACCAAGAGAAGCACCAAGGTATAGTTAATGAGAAGTGATTAAATCACTGCACACCTCAACAACAACCTGTTAATGTATAATCTGCTATTTGATACTGGAATCAGATGCTGATATAGGATTAGAAATACATTACTGTGGAAATTTCTGCCATATTCTAAGCATGTATCCTTGTTTTGCTAAAAGCTATTAAGTGAATGATTTTGAGTCACTATAAAGATCATTCATTGATTATTATCAGCTTCACAAAGTACAGATAGCAAACAAGATAAAACACTACATAAAGTATATCATTTGTTTAGGTTCTTCCTTTACCTTTGTCAACCATCTGTATATTATTTAGATAAAACTGAACTATATTGTGACAGTTTATGGCGCTGCTAATGATCCACCACTTCTTTGTGTAGTGTCCATGTCCATGGTGAGACCCGATTTCAGTTtgaatcattacagactgctcaCAGTGAGCCTGGCAGTGCTCGCTGTCATTCTACTTGTGGTTGACATCGGCCTGGGAGTCTACTGTAAGTCACTGTTCACCCTCTCCTAGATTTACAATATTGTCAAAATGTTGTGGTGTTAGTGACATCTCATTCACAGTTCACCAGTAGTGGTAACAGTACTCtttaacttaagtaaaagtaggaataatgtaaaaaaaaaattactctgttacaagtaagagtcctgcattcaaaatcttaatCAAGTGCAAAAGTATTAACATCAAGATATACCTAAACTTGGGGCTGAAATATCATTGTGCCATTATTTTTATAGATATTGTGATTGCGGTATAAGTAGCAATTTCAGTGGGAATGGTAATTAAAGGATGATGATGCATGTTAACTTACGACTGAAATATGATTTGCATCTCTGTGGCACCACAATGCATAATGCTTGTGACATACTTTACTTTTAGAAAGCTGCAGCTTCTACTATTTGGATAGTGCACTTGGCCATATTGATATTCAATAACATTTCATGTAGCCTTATTGTGAAGCCTAAAGAACCAAAAGTAATACTCTCATGCAGAATGGTCCATTTAAAAATGAAGTATATTACTGGATTATAATTACtgacacatgcatttgttgatCACTTACATGCTGCAGCTGGTTaaggtggagctaatttcaATTAAGCTACTTTATATAGCCTGCTGCTGGGTACCTAAACCTATATATCATTATAATTATGAgtagatttatattttgtattattattaatcagAACCTTAAAACTAACTACTAGAAATTCTGCTGAAATAAAACCccattttttcatgaacatacagccaaaagaaatcaacatagATAGAGGTCATCTTGCTGAAAAGTACATTCCTTATGTCTTCATGTAGCCTACAAGACAGTAAAACAAGAGGTGAACCTCATTCTCAACTAAATTACACAACAAATaaattctgtcctcctctggggTGACATATTTGCCTCCAGACTtcagtggagtagaagtaggCCTATAAAGTTGTATAAAATGGAAACGTTGCTCAATTAAAGTACGTAAAAGTATCTCAAAACTGTACTCAAGTACAGTTCTTCAATACATGAAACAACACTCTGTGTCAATTAACACCACTGCAACTCAttaaataagataataataataattaagacTGTTTCAACCTTGGAATTCAGAGTTGAAAGTAAGGTTAATCTTCAAGCAACAAAAGGAGAGACATCCAAAGAGGTACAGCAATTAACAGTTTGACTTTTGTTCACTTACTTAGTTAGCCGTTTTCAGTGAGGGAGCTCTGGTCAATCCAGGTTGTTAGCTAACCATTAGCCGCCCGGCACTGAGCAACGGACGTTAGCAACTAGCTAGCATTAGCGAACATAAtgtagcatttagcagctaaagagctagctagctagatatttccctcaggggaGCTGATGGAGATCAAAACAAAGCTAcaaagtgaatattggacttacattcaatAACTGTCATGTCCACACTAAGATAAATATAGGTTATAAAgtcacttcatggtgtttgtaaaacaaaaagaacaaaattaCAAACCATATACTGCAATAATGCTAGTAACATATATCAATTTGTTCCTATGGAAACAGTAGTATTACCAGTACTAGTATTATTTCCAGGTATAATAAAATGGtataaaattaaattcccaTAAATGATGAAGaatcatattgattttttttttttacatcacgTATGCAAtggaataaaattaaatagcAGGATATATGATTTCAGCATAATATACAGTATGACATTAAGTGTATCATTTAACTACAATGAATGATCAGATGTGGTTTTATTTCGTAGCAAATAGTCAATTTTAAATACGTTAGCTTCACTACATTTACCATAAAGGACAAATGGTAGAGCATGTttataattttttgtttttacctttattaaaattacataaatatgTTTAGCACCTCTGAAACTGtaacatgtaaataaaaatatgccTAAGCTGCACGTACCTACAAGTCACATGTTGCGTGACAAAGCAGCATTTAGAGCGTCACCTAGGGCTGAGTTGTTAAATGAAGCTTGCAAATGACACTAATATTTGTCATCACACAGACTTTAAAAACCTGCTGGCGACAGGCAGTTTGGTTCTGGCAATTCCCAAACAGCTGTTTTGTTGGTCTTTTCACACCCTGCTGTTGCAAGGATTTACTAAGAATGATGTGAAAAACTAAGAACTACCAGTGACCACAGATTCTGTAAGTAAAAAGCTTGTGGATCAAAGGGCTCGTAGGAGAATGGTCAGAGAAGTGCAAATGAATAGACATACTATAATGATGCCAGTCACATCCATATCATTTCACGCTGGTGTGCAGAAttttatatcctcctgagaccctgtgtcctcatttgAGGATGTCACATTTTGGATTTACTCAACCTTATACTTTATTCTACTTAACTTGGACCCGTTGTCCTCGTTCGCTAAcaatttttgtgccatctagtggtagtaagagcacaatacactaatccatgtgcaaacaagatggcagccatctctgccaagtcagtctcagATGTGGTTTTATTTCGTAGCAAATAGTCAATTTTAAATACGTTAGCTTCACTACATTTACCATAAAGGACAAATGGTAGAGCATGTttataattttttgtttttacctttattaaaattacataaatatgTTTAGCACCTCTGAAACTGtaacatgtaaataaaaatatgccTACTTTTGAAATAGCCCTCATGTCTGGAGTTAATCTTTTTTGTTACTACCTCCCTGTAGGAGGCAATCTGCAAAGACACAGCGACATCTACTGGAATTTTTTAGCATAGCATATCTGCACCAAATGATAGAAATGGCTCAGTCAGattcaacacatttttcattaagAAATAGTGACTCAAAATGTGCTCTACCAAACGACTGAGCACAATGTAAAAGGATGGACACAAGTAAGACTGATAAAATGCTTATTAAAATCTCTATCATGTGTTGGTGGGTTAAGTCTGCAGTGTGCTGTCAGTACTTGTAATAACAATACCACTAACATTACCAAGGGCCTCCATACATACAGCTCACACGCATGCTATCACGATAAAATACTATTAATTTAACCTTTCTGTAGCTGTATGTGTAAAGTTAATGCTTGACTCACATCAAGTATGAgagtgaaaagacaaaaaaagtcagaTAGCTGATAAATGTTATAAAGGCCTGTGCACCAATAATTTTAACacagaaatgtttttcatttcactttgTTCTGCTCTTACTCCTGTGCTCGTTTGACTCATTAATTAATTGTACATGGActgtaaaaagtgaaaaaagaaacTTAAACTGAGACTACAGAACTTGAGTAACGCTTTGTCTTGACCACTCACAGATAATAAACTTACTGGTGGGCAATCTGCAGTAATGGACATCAGCAGAGAGGTGGTCAAACTGCAGGCTGCGTACAACACTGCAATTCAAAGCAGGGATGACGCCAAGAAAGAGTTGGCAAGAGAGATCAGTGAGCAGCAAATTACCAAGTGGGAGCTTGAACATGAGTGTAAAAGAAGCAAAACCTACGAAAAGCAGGCTGACAAACTTCAAATGGACATTGCAGCGTTGAAATCCCACATGCCAATGCTTAGTGAgagttttttcccttttttttttttaatattctgttTGCAAGGTATAAATACATCATTATTGTGACCCAACCACAACATACCATGTTTCCATTTTCTTTGGCAACAGAGCAGGGCTGCAGACACTGCCTACCTGGATGGACTTTCATGAACTCACTGTGTTACTACTTCCCTTTCTCTGAGGACATTTCACGCAGACCATGGCAGGAAGCCAGAAATTTTTGCACAAAACAAGGAGGCAACTTGGCAGTGATAGACAGCAGAGAAAAACACGTAAGACTCAATGTTTAGTCATCACATTGATATGCTGTAATTCCCTTTTATAGCACTTTAGATTTTATTTCTGCGCAGCAGAAGTCTGTGCTACATAGAACTCAACAAGACAAGTTAACTTACTGTACGTTCTTGTGTGTTACATTTCCGGTGGTGGTAGCTGGCAGTTACCAACTTGATAAATAATTATCACGATGCTACAAGACCCATAAGCCAGACTGGTTTCTGGATCGGACTGAGAGATGTGCAGGAGGAAGGGAATTGGAGATGGCTGGATGGAACAAGACTGGCTCA
This Epinephelus lanceolatus isolate andai-2023 chromosome 15, ASM4190304v1, whole genome shotgun sequence DNA region includes the following protein-coding sequences:
- the LOC117266946 gene encoding uncharacterized protein LOC117266946 isoform X1; the encoded protein is MSFEQSTSQDFSTDGHSYHQTSGQGLFTERGGCALPNHRLVIISLGTLNAVLLIAAVVIGIFCAKGSYLQAPNSAATPLILEMNHLRNHSDIIRAKLEAQAALARERSSHAKLKLQVKQTMTLTDNLQRQIEALNTEKKNLHSNKTALEQSCGRCPQGWRLLKSSCYFYSHHESNPKKNWSDSRKNCISQGGDLLVINNLEEQQLMIDNFPKVGGGGSWWENGFWIGLTDVVTAGTWVWVNNVTEVETMYWKIGQPTRAGLQSGNCAAFYSYTDNRGAWYNGNCEDHRYNWICEMEPNKQT
- the LOC117266648 gene encoding uncharacterized protein LOC117266648, yielding MEDRENSGGTSDGPYSKLTYQEDFGGDERTLFSNQEKHQVSMSMVRPDFSLNHYRLLTVSLAVLAVILLVVDIGLGVYYNKLTGGQSAVMDISREVVKLQAAYNTAIQSRDDAKKELAREISEQQITKWELEHECKRSKTYEKQADKLQMDIAALKSHMPMLKQGCRHCLPGWTFMNSLCYYFPFSEDISRRPWQEARNFCTKQGGNLAVIDSREKHLAVTNLINNYHDATRPISQTGFWIGLRDVQEEGNWRWLDGTRLAQGYWNDGEPNNQGNEDCAAAYPRSNPFKSWNDAPCNYDLKWICEMTPRSAG
- the LOC117266946 gene encoding uncharacterized protein LOC117266946 isoform X2, with the protein product MSFEQSTSQDFSTDGHSYHQTSGQERGGCALPNHRLVIISLGTLNAVLLIAAVVIGIFCAKGSYLQAPNSAATPLILEMNHLRNHSDIIRAKLEAQAALARERSSHAKLKLQVKQTMTLTDNLQRQIEALNTEKKNLHSNKTALEQSCGRCPQGWRLLKSSCYFYSHHESNPKKNWSDSRKNCISQGGDLLVINNLEEQQLMIDNFPKVGGGGSWWENGFWIGLTDVVTAGTWVWVNNVTEVETMYWKIGQPTRAGLQSGNCAAFYSYTDNRGAWYNGNCEDHRYNWICEMEPNKQT